Genomic window (Primulina eburnea isolate SZY01 chromosome 8, ASM2296580v1, whole genome shotgun sequence):
ACACACACATTACacgcttttacacacacctgtaacgcctaaacacacacacacactctatcattcagtttttattattttgagagaagAAAACCTAGGGATTCTCCTTCCCTACAGCAGCCGCCCCATCCCCTTCACGATCCCAGCAAGTTTCGTGAGTTTTTATCGCAAGTTTTAGCgccacgatcgtcccggatcaacctcgctttcatccccgcttcgatatcgccggttcggtaacgtttaatataaaaaaggcacgtatattctgtccttgctgtgtcgatcaagtcatatattgtattgcgttgtttttatgcgtaaaagttatgtatgatgttagtagtttgagcggatcatagatcggatcaatttcgaaggaaaagttttagatctaaaactcgtttttgctgtcttttcaaatactgcgatttttctgttcatattttgagaaaactttcaactagaaaaatgtagaacttttcgatgccttcgatttgacaaaaaactcgagatttttggacgaaaaatgtgtgagttatgatgtttttcgtgagactgctcaaactgtaattttcagaaaatgtgttattgatgtgtttcttgaagttttacgttgcaggcttcgttggggctcGACGGGTGATCGCCGCTGCACATAGGTACTTCGGTTATGATGTTGGAATGGTCATCGATGTTTTGtttcgtgtcgataggcactaagATGGTTCTAGAGTCGTAGGAACAATCATTGATGTCCAATTCGTTGTTGTGTCGTTGGTTGTGAATTGTTACCCTCGGGGTGATGTTTATGCACTTGGGTTTGGTATAATACCTTAGTGTTCTAAGAAGTGTCTCGTGGTGACGTTCATAGTCCGAGGAATCGAGTCTAGAAGACTAAGCAAAAACATGTTCAGAATCTCGTAAGTTTCGACCGACAGTAGCCACACGGACCTtgccacggaccctgacacggggtccgtccATTTGTTTTCTCGTGAGTGTCAAATTTGCGCAGATACACGGACCTTTacccggaccctggcacggggtccgtgccttcactTTCTCACAAGTGTCAAAGTTGCGAgtggacacggacccttacacggaccgTGCCCCTTTTTCTTTCCGAGTACATCCTTCACCGTAGgtagacggacctgtacacggacccgggttaggggtccgtgtacacactgtttgggagaaatattatttttggtttcaAGGTTTGATGCCATGGTTTAGAGCAAGGATTAGTCAGGTCATGTCATGGGAAGttatagaaggtcctaagatatgatcgagcttgagagtaagtataatttttctacgtctaagctatgcaagttaagtatgaaattcatgttagtatgtcgcagcgacggccccagtcgaagtccaacgaatcactcaacgccaagtaagtatgaatgacgtgcaaaagaaaatgttttaagtttcgaggtatgctaattgtcttgtgaccaaagaaagttaggattggaaagcgttaaatcatgaacggggaccaattcgcccgttaaattatgaacgggttagatcgtggttgtgaagcgttaaattataacgtggatcaactggcctgttaaattatgaacagggatcttatgtatgcggcagtggatacgtccctgtcagcccagtactgtggtgtgtctgatcaggcgtttatcatgttaagggtcacttgctttgaaacatcctctacgtaaAATTATGCAGCCAAGTATGtgaagtatgatagcatgtttaagaaaagtttatgatcatggcacgtcgtagtatgtatgttcaagttcaagtttattccaagttgaagtttatgcaagttcaatttaaagttatgtatgtcctatattaaagatgcatgcgattttattatgtagtactcgttatttccagtttatacgtgttgagtctttagactcactagacctgatcgatgcaggtgagtacgatgaacaggagacaggaggtggcgaccaaggggcaggcttgggctgagcggcaggctaaacccgaggaccgcaagtttatgtttttaagcacagttttaaatactctgaatttttatgatttgaatgtgagatgttttgagacagcgttcttttagcaactttttaattggtgatggattattttaaaaatatttttatgaatgttgggtgacgaccgtatggatgtttttatttaataaaatttttaatttttccgcaaatttcaagtagtaaaagtacggtacgttacagttggtatcagagcggtgttcttgtaaagggttacgcctactgccagtcgcaagaagctcacaaggtcacacctcaagtctgtatgTTTTAAAGTTTCAAGATTTATGTTTTGTAGTATGCATTGAGTTACGATTTCAGCATGCCCATGTTTTAAGTTCAGTACGTGCATCATATGTTATGTATATCACGATCatacatgttgggtttacgtgttgggtaattattggaacagtatgcctcctagacgtgaaATTAACCGGGAAGAtagggaggaggacagagagcctcgagtcgaggagagggccaatccttcaccacctccaccacccgaCATGCAGGCCCAGATGATGGctggaatgactcagttctttgccCAGTTTATGGGTAACCAGACAGTGGCTGATGCAGGGGCGAGACCCAGAGCTGAGGCTGTCTACGAGAGGTTCAGCAGGATGCACCCAGATAAATTCTCAGGGACGACGGACCCATTGATAGCAGAGGGATGGGTTAAATCAATCGAGGTAATTTTTGATTTTATGGAGTTGCAGGATGCTGATCGAGTGAGGTGCGCTATCTTTCTACTTCATGGGAGTGCAAGAgtttggtgggagagcgcatcagtgATAGTTAACCTACAGACTCTCACGTGGAATGGGTTCAAAGAGGtgttttactccaagtacttcactgaggaagtgcgTACGAAACTGATTGGGGAGTTCATGACGCTACGACAGGGAGATAGCAGCGTAGCTGATTAtgtgcagaagtttgagaaGGGTTGCAAATTTATGCCCTTAATCGCCAATGATGTTCAGGCCAAGGTGAGACACTTTCTCCTTGgaatgcggccgatcttgcgccgtgatgtgaagGTGGTAGGGCCTATGACCTATGAGGTCGCCGTAGCGAGGGCATTGGAGGCGGAGCAGGATATGAAAGAGATTGAGAAGGATCGACTGGGCAAGAGGCCCTTTCAGGCACCGCAGCAACACCAGCAGTGTGGgggcccggacgctaatcaagttcttaatcatcattgggactaattaatcaataataaaacagggtctaaattttttttttttttaaactgcggaacgtagtgacatacaacatatatacatatcagtatataaaatacaaatcctgtatttcaacatttattcaaactagggtttaaaactaaagtcaagtgtttaaccctatatctagtccaagtccggtgccaccactctaatcacgatctagctcttcatctcctcgaccctggacctgtcccacctgttgtcaagtatacatacagacaagacaacagccggatttaccggtgagaatataatccccaatataaatcaatgaaacatgcaatcatataaacaatataaagcatgtaatcaggtaacatgaatatgtatcaaaatctgaaacataaacaatatcaaatcaaactgtcgacatcaatcataattcagactagactcaatcctagtctagggatcccggtttccagatgtggtattcctatatcgaattccgtaataggagGAACCATaattctattactcgatataaccctatccggtgttcctatatcgacttCCGTAATAGACTAATTCATGTTCCctgttactcgatataaccaaacatccggtgtcctgacctaaccgtcatggactatagctctatcgctaatatcctatcttgagacatcgtgcaatgtgccgtggcgataccaccactatccggcacttctgtcacaagagaactcgtctaatacctgtcatctaaattcaagagaacaagtacattaatcaatgtaatgcaaatatccatgcaataaaataaagtatgtgatttagggaaacccaagtctcaaccgactcaagtccatctcccaataccacattgacttatacctttctttcgtcggtttctggctcagtcgaagtcctgaactcaaagcctgtctggtactgacaatatcaataatctcatatcaatataccagtcaattccataataatctgattaatctggctTTAATTCAAAAATtgacggtataacggtacaatttcaatatccccgtcaataccaatacaccagataacagttacaatccataactcatatccagtacaatctataatcaatccataatctaaATCTGTCCGATactcaatcaatataatcagaaaatcatagcaattccagaatcaatccgttttctgatctgacttcgattctacgatgtctaacatgtccagaacatcatatatgaatcctattaaattctgacaatagcataatttcaaagcatgtcaaaacgtagcaaaacttacgtcaaagtgtagtctacgtcgataggattgcagtactgaagtcagattacaattcggacAGACGGATTGAattataaaggcgtaaggatttttctataCTTCACAGAGACTTGAAGGAAATCTCAATTCTTACTTCCAAATTCTGAAGAAACGAAATTCAGtttccttatatatatatattgcatgcaaaattCCATACGTGTCATCCTCACAATTCGTCCCcagcctctcgcgcatatgcgcgagaccattGTCCCTGCGCGTGTATCACActtcgcctcgcgcatatgcgcgcacgctatcggcgcatatgcgggGGGCCA
Coding sequences:
- the LOC140839025 gene encoding uncharacterized protein, with protein sequence MAGMTQFFAQFMGNQTVADAGARPRAEAVYERFSRMHPDKFSGTTDPLIAEGWVKSIEVIFDFMELQDADRVRCAIFLLHGSARVWWESASVIVNLQTLTWNGFKEVFYSKYFTEEVRTKLIGEFMTLRQGDSSVADYVQKFEKGCKFMPLIANDVQAKVRHFLLGMRPILRRDVKVVGPMTYEVAVARALEAEQDMKEIEKDRLGKRPFQAPQQHQQDKVSSVWNAKPDVLSLLANLAKFFTFGSEN